Proteins from one Acidimicrobiia bacterium genomic window:
- a CDS encoding MFS transporter — MAIARLLATAFAGFIVFGMPPAALGVAWPSIAADLDRSLPELGVALTVYVGGFFVSSLLTGAIVRRMGLGRALAASGAIGTLAIAGYGASPRWWILLGAAAALGVSGAMIDAGLNAYVALRHTTRVMALLHAGYGVGATLGPLLMTLLLGMNASWRWGYAVLAVGQAAVTISFWRTRDRLNIERLPPDSSARAGKVRPGLTAGLIVFLLYSGIEVGAGQWMFTLLTEARSNSDRAAGLLVTAYWAALTAGRMVLGVAGDRWSHAAMLRLAMGVVVAGLVAVWWDPTFGVGAAGIVLTGLGLSPVFPILMQDTPGRLGASYASTAIGYQLASATVGAAVLPGGLGLLVAWFGLGVIPPVLVAASLAMAAVAAAGKLMAAPVAA, encoded by the coding sequence ATGGCTATCGCCCGTCTCCTTGCCACCGCCTTCGCCGGATTCATCGTGTTCGGAATGCCTCCCGCCGCACTCGGAGTCGCCTGGCCGTCGATCGCGGCGGACCTCGACCGCAGCCTGCCCGAACTCGGAGTTGCGCTGACCGTGTATGTCGGCGGCTTCTTCGTCTCGTCGCTACTCACCGGCGCCATCGTCCGCCGAATGGGGCTCGGGCGAGCACTCGCTGCCTCCGGCGCGATCGGGACCCTCGCTATCGCCGGGTACGGCGCCTCCCCACGCTGGTGGATACTGCTCGGCGCCGCCGCAGCCCTCGGCGTCTCCGGCGCAATGATCGACGCCGGACTCAACGCATACGTGGCGCTTCGTCACACGACCCGGGTGATGGCACTCCTTCATGCGGGCTATGGGGTCGGCGCCACCCTCGGGCCTTTGCTGATGACCCTGCTGCTCGGCATGAACGCCTCCTGGCGCTGGGGATACGCCGTCCTCGCCGTCGGTCAAGCCGCCGTCACCATCTCGTTCTGGCGAACCCGGGACCGACTGAACATCGAACGACTCCCGCCCGATTCCTCCGCCCGGGCCGGAAAGGTTCGACCCGGGCTCACAGCCGGATTGATCGTCTTTCTCCTTTACTCCGGGATCGAGGTCGGCGCCGGGCAATGGATGTTCACTCTCCTCACCGAAGCGCGAAGCAACTCGGACAGGGCGGCCGGTCTCCTGGTGACCGCTTACTGGGCAGCCTTGACCGCGGGACGGATGGTGCTTGGTGTCGCCGGCGACAGGTGGTCACACGCGGCGATGCTCCGACTGGCGATGGGAGTGGTGGTCGCCGGGCTCGTGGCGGTGTGGTGGGATCCCACGTTCGGAGTCGGGGCGGCGGGGATCGTGCTCACGGGACTGGGGCTGTCTCCGGTCTTTCCGATTCTGATGCAGGATACGCCGGGGCGGCTCGGTGCCTCGTACGCCTCCACGGCGATCGGCTACCAGCTGGCGTCCGCCACCGTCGGTGCCGCCGTGCTTCCCGGAGGCCTCGGACTGCTGGTTGCCTGGTTCGGGCTGGGAGTCATCCCGCCGGTGCTGGTTGCTGCCTCGCTGGCGATGGCGGCGGTCGCTGCGGCCGGCAAGCTCATGGCTGCGCCCGTTGCTGCCTGA
- a CDS encoding metallophosphoesterase produces the protein MRMRLAVSGAFLVLVVGACSAGGDAVDGSTTTVQSTVAVPSPSVSSEPNVVPTSSTTSVTSEPNVVSTSSTTSAPIPDPDPVLIGAGDIATSAPADSKTAALIEAFPEATVFTTGDNAYPDGTAEEFAEYYDPAWGPFKDRTRPSIGNHDAHTKGAGPYFDYFGLNAGTPGEGWYSYDLENWHVIVLNSECGKSGFASCDDQRAWLTSDLSANTGSCMLAYWHKPVFNSGRHESEESFADEWAMLDAAGVDLVMNGHDHNYQRYAPQDSTGTATPSGMREFVVGSGGAKLYDQTTSLPNLEEFYSGHGVLKLDLGEGSYAWTFISTDGSYTDTGTGSCQDG, from the coding sequence ATGCGAATGCGTCTTGCGGTCTCAGGTGCCTTTCTGGTCTTGGTGGTCGGCGCGTGCTCGGCAGGGGGCGACGCCGTCGACGGCTCAACTACGACGGTTCAGTCGACCGTGGCGGTCCCGTCACCGAGTGTGAGTTCGGAACCGAACGTGGTTCCGACCTCCTCGACGACCAGTGTGACGTCGGAACCGAACGTGGTCTCGACCTCCTCGACGACGAGTGCCCCGATTCCCGACCCGGACCCGGTGCTGATCGGTGCGGGCGACATTGCCACTTCGGCGCCGGCGGACTCGAAGACCGCCGCCCTCATCGAGGCGTTTCCCGAGGCGACCGTCTTCACGACCGGTGACAACGCCTACCCGGACGGGACGGCCGAGGAGTTCGCCGAGTACTACGACCCGGCCTGGGGGCCTTTCAAGGATCGAACCCGCCCGTCCATCGGGAACCATGACGCCCACACCAAGGGTGCCGGGCCCTACTTCGACTATTTCGGGTTGAACGCCGGCACGCCGGGCGAGGGCTGGTACTCATACGACCTCGAGAACTGGCATGTGATCGTCCTCAACTCGGAATGCGGTAAATCGGGCTTCGCGTCGTGCGACGATCAGAGGGCATGGCTCACCAGCGACCTGTCGGCCAACACCGGGAGTTGCATGCTCGCCTACTGGCACAAGCCGGTGTTCAACAGCGGGCGGCATGAGTCGGAGGAGTCGTTCGCCGACGAATGGGCAATGCTCGACGCGGCGGGCGTCGACCTAGTGATGAACGGCCACGATCACAACTACCAGCGGTATGCACCGCAGGACTCGACCGGTACGGCAACGCCTTCGGGAATGAGGGAGTTCGTCGTAGGCAGCGGTGGGGCGAAGCTGTACGACCAGACAACCAGCCTTCCCAACCTGGAGGAGTTCTACTCAGGGCACGGCGTCTTGAAACTGGACCTCGGTGAAGGCTCCTATGCGTGGACCTTCATCTCGACCGATGGTTCCTACACCGACACCGGCACGGGCTCCTGCCAAGACGGTTAG
- a CDS encoding adenylate/guanylate cyclase domain-containing protein, producing the protein MNCPVCAADNREDRRFCRECGSALAPACPNCGTENDPGDKFCGGCGRLLGEARSGETSSSSPAEPEATPAFAEKPFVSVLFADLVGYTTYTEQRDSEDVRDMLTSYFERSREIIERFGGTVDKFIGDAVMGLWGATGAREDDAERAVRAALELVDMVGSLSYELNDEELTLRAGVNSGAAVVGPGGNKEGMVVGDLVNTAARLQSIADPGTVFVGETTHSVTDHAIQYEAMGHREVKGKEDLVAAWKALRIGGMVGGKADGELRHPPFVGREREMRLLKDQLSAVESEQRARLVSIVGEGGIGKTRLAEEFKNHLDGFTDDVYWHQGRSPSYGDGVAFWALGEMVRRRAGIIEGEDAARARTRLRTCVAEFVPSEEDRRWIEPRLEGLLGLAEMPPGGRAELFSALRSFFLNIATRGTTVLVFEDLHWADSGLIDFIVELVERSTRSPLLVITLARPDLIDRFPTWGSQHRSSMALRLAPLTDSDMRRMVGEYLPGIDDDVIARLVERSAGFPLYAVEMVRMLTATGQLQEQATGYVFNEEAHSFALPESLQAVIGARIDRLDPAQRSLLQDAAILGQAFSLAGITALQPGDGGGLDMHLRGLVQLEILDIEEDPRSPERGQYRFVQPLIHEIAYQRLARQDRRDKHLAAAAYFETFEDPELAGVVASHYMGAYNASPAGSERDELASEALRALTEAATRAASLGSHLQAMSLLDRAITLSTSADEIADFRIRAAQSAGAQSEVERGIAYVEAAQNHYAGTGNIEGERTAATTHSSLLNGNYRSVEALMVIKPFYDGLETIDDPIAIGVAAEAARSLALTFDPEAINAVQRLLPGAAALGLAEIALESLVTQATALSQSRRMTEAKALFLGAAAVAEDMGFLRTAGRSYNNLAAVSYSDSPRDAVKYAANVNDLVGRIGDFGWMVRSTADTAAHEVGDGKYDVAIAGLDLYDEDQLTDFWKATFGSNRAYIDLLRTGSPDAAARAHAALSFFDGETDPQLRAGIDQFKCQVYGLEGRWEEAFELGMQIDQTNTAAGLYQAAQAAAWSRRLDQVELVRSALEASTLSGQLADGLRLYVDGTRAALSGDLPAAAGLFDRLIQLFTPIALEFDLALVRATYAMLVGRDHPAAAQAAQDAHAWLVETGSKGLMMIWEAGLPAGLPETRATG; encoded by the coding sequence TGCGGCACCGAGAACGACCCCGGCGACAAGTTCTGCGGCGGGTGTGGCCGCCTGCTTGGAGAAGCTCGGTCCGGTGAGACGTCTTCATCATCACCGGCGGAACCGGAAGCGACACCGGCTTTCGCCGAAAAGCCATTCGTTTCGGTGCTATTCGCCGACCTGGTGGGATACACCACCTACACCGAGCAACGCGATTCTGAAGATGTACGCGACATGCTGACCTCGTACTTCGAGCGGTCCCGAGAGATCATCGAGCGGTTTGGCGGAACGGTCGACAAGTTCATCGGCGATGCCGTCATGGGACTGTGGGGAGCAACCGGTGCCCGGGAGGACGACGCCGAACGGGCCGTACGGGCCGCCCTCGAACTCGTCGATATGGTCGGCTCACTGAGCTACGAATTGAACGACGAGGAGCTCACCCTGAGGGCCGGCGTGAACTCAGGCGCGGCGGTCGTAGGTCCGGGTGGGAACAAGGAGGGAATGGTGGTGGGCGACCTCGTCAATACCGCCGCCCGTCTGCAATCCATCGCCGACCCCGGCACGGTATTCGTGGGAGAAACCACCCACTCGGTGACCGACCATGCCATCCAGTACGAGGCGATGGGCCACCGGGAAGTGAAAGGGAAAGAGGACCTCGTCGCGGCGTGGAAGGCGCTGCGAATCGGCGGCATGGTGGGGGGGAAGGCCGACGGCGAGTTGCGCCACCCTCCGTTCGTTGGACGCGAGCGCGAAATGCGCCTCCTCAAGGATCAGCTGTCGGCGGTCGAGTCAGAACAGCGAGCCCGCCTCGTCTCGATCGTCGGAGAGGGGGGGATCGGCAAAACCCGACTGGCCGAGGAGTTCAAGAACCACCTCGATGGTTTCACCGATGACGTCTACTGGCATCAGGGACGCTCTCCCTCCTACGGCGACGGCGTAGCGTTCTGGGCGCTCGGCGAGATGGTGCGCCGCCGGGCCGGGATCATCGAAGGAGAGGACGCAGCACGCGCCCGAACCCGTCTTCGCACTTGCGTAGCCGAGTTCGTTCCCAGCGAGGAAGACCGCCGCTGGATCGAGCCGCGCCTTGAAGGCCTTCTCGGTCTGGCAGAAATGCCGCCCGGTGGACGAGCAGAGCTCTTTTCAGCGTTGCGCTCATTCTTCCTGAATATCGCCACCCGAGGGACCACGGTTCTGGTGTTCGAAGATCTTCACTGGGCAGACAGCGGTCTGATCGACTTCATCGTCGAACTAGTGGAGCGCTCAACCAGGTCGCCACTCCTCGTGATCACACTTGCACGCCCGGACCTCATCGACCGCTTCCCCACCTGGGGGTCCCAGCATCGCAGCTCTATGGCCCTGCGGTTGGCGCCGCTCACCGACTCCGACATGCGCCGGATGGTGGGCGAATACCTGCCCGGTATCGACGACGACGTCATCGCCCGGCTCGTCGAGCGCTCGGCCGGGTTCCCGCTCTACGCGGTAGAGATGGTGCGAATGCTGACTGCGACCGGCCAACTACAAGAACAGGCGACAGGCTATGTATTCAACGAAGAGGCCCACTCCTTTGCCCTCCCCGAGTCACTGCAGGCGGTCATCGGAGCGCGCATCGACCGTCTCGACCCGGCTCAACGTAGCCTCCTGCAGGACGCCGCAATACTGGGGCAAGCGTTCAGCCTCGCCGGGATCACCGCACTGCAACCAGGAGACGGTGGAGGCCTCGACATGCACCTGCGGGGCCTGGTCCAGCTCGAGATCCTCGATATCGAAGAAGACCCGCGTTCTCCAGAACGGGGGCAGTATCGATTCGTCCAGCCGCTGATCCATGAAATCGCCTACCAGCGGCTCGCCCGCCAGGACCGCAGGGACAAGCATCTGGCGGCCGCCGCCTACTTCGAAACGTTCGAAGATCCGGAGCTGGCAGGTGTGGTTGCAAGCCATTATATGGGCGCATACAACGCCAGCCCTGCAGGTTCCGAGCGTGACGAGCTGGCCTCAGAAGCCCTCCGGGCTCTCACGGAGGCGGCGACACGGGCCGCCTCGCTCGGGTCCCATCTCCAGGCGATGAGTCTCCTCGACCGGGCCATCACGCTCTCGACCAGCGCCGACGAGATCGCCGACTTCAGGATCCGGGCGGCCCAATCGGCCGGCGCTCAATCGGAAGTCGAACGTGGCATCGCCTACGTCGAAGCTGCGCAGAATCACTATGCCGGGACCGGCAATATCGAGGGAGAACGCACGGCGGCCACCACCCACAGTTCCCTCTTGAACGGCAACTACCGATCCGTGGAGGCGTTGATGGTGATCAAACCCTTCTATGACGGCCTCGAGACCATCGATGATCCGATTGCGATTGGCGTAGCCGCTGAGGCTGCCCGCAGCTTGGCGCTCACGTTCGACCCGGAAGCCATCAACGCGGTGCAGCGCCTCCTGCCGGGTGCAGCGGCACTGGGCCTGGCCGAAATCGCCCTCGAGAGCCTGGTCACCCAGGCAACCGCTCTCTCACAGAGCCGCCGCATGACCGAGGCCAAGGCTCTCTTCCTGGGCGCGGCGGCCGTGGCCGAGGACATGGGGTTCCTGCGAACCGCCGGCCGCTCGTATAACAATCTGGCTGCCGTGTCCTATAGCGACAGTCCACGCGACGCGGTGAAGTACGCTGCCAACGTGAACGACCTCGTCGGACGGATCGGGGATTTCGGCTGGATGGTGCGTTCAACGGCAGATACGGCAGCCCACGAAGTCGGCGATGGCAAGTACGACGTCGCAATCGCCGGACTCGACCTCTACGACGAGGACCAGCTGACAGACTTCTGGAAAGCCACCTTCGGCTCGAATCGCGCTTACATCGACCTTCTCCGCACCGGCTCACCGGACGCCGCGGCTCGCGCTCATGCGGCCCTCTCTTTCTTCGACGGCGAAACCGATCCGCAGCTTCGCGCCGGCATCGACCAGTTCAAGTGCCAGGTATACGGGTTGGAAGGCAGATGGGAGGAGGCCTTCGAACTCGGTATGCAGATAGACCAGACGAATACCGCGGCCGGCCTCTATCAGGCCGCCCAGGCGGCCGCCTGGAGCCGACGGCTCGATCAGGTTGAGCTGGTGAGATCGGCTCTCGAGGCGAGCACATTGAGCGGGCAGCTCGCCGATGGGCTGAGGCTCTACGTTGACGGGACCAGGGCGGCATTGTCCGGCGACCTACCTGCGGCTGCCGGGCTGTTCGACCGGTTGATCCAGCTCTTCACCCCGATCGCACTCGAGTTCGACCTCGCACTGGTTCGTGCTACCTACGCCATGCTGGTGGGCCGGGATCACCCGGCTGCCGCACAGGCCGCTCAGGACGCCCACGCCTGGCTGGTCGAGACCGGGAGCAAAGGACTGATGATGATCTGGGAGGCTGGCCTACCAGCCGGCCTCCCAGAAACCCGGGCCACCGGATAA